The following coding sequences are from one Alosa alosa isolate M-15738 ecotype Scorff River chromosome 13, AALO_Geno_1.1, whole genome shotgun sequence window:
- the rundc3b gene encoding RUN domain-containing protein 3B has protein sequence MAALSLGLSGVRKRAAAGRAVERKNLITVCRFSVKTMIDRSCFDTVDDLSPEFTNFVSILEQILSHRLKGQLSWFGYESARSFWDYVRLACSKVPHSCIHSIESMENVRSSRAKGRAWIRVALMEKRLSEYISAGLRDFKTTRRFYEDGAIMLGEEAGLLADTLIGLNAIDFSFCLKGEGLDGSCPAVIDYTPYLKFIQTSDSISSDEEEMRTLGSSGSEASTPESNMAAALLSQQSSWFSKCKRVEQKYRVALEQKGYLEELVRAREAQLAECVSQNKVLMQRLSDSELGHKLEKEQLEFIILELQDQLTVLKNHDMRSRQELTAHLTNQWPSPGTVDTNAVALDTLLYRKHTGQWEEKSFQSLEQLSTDMSLSQTSLDPAQTHSHTHTASRARLVSHTGTEKVKRTLHHCVGFVAL, from the exons ATGGCAGCTCTAAGCTTGGGGCTCAGTGGAGTCCGGAAGAGGGCTGCCGCTGGCCGCGCAGTGGAGAGGAAAAATCTGATTACCGTCTGCAG GTTCTCTGTGAAGACAATGATTGACCGCTCGTGCTTTGACACTGTGGATGACTTGTCTCCCGAATTCACCAACTTTGTGTCCATCCTTGAGCAGATCCTCAGTCATCGGCTCAAAG GGCAACTGAGCTGGTTTGGATATGAGAGTGCCAGGAGTTTCTGGGACTACGTTCGACTGGCCTGCAGTAAAGTCCCCCattcctgcatccacagcattGAGAGCATGGAGAACGTACGCAGCTCCAGAGCCAag gGTAGAGCTTGGATCAGAGTGGCTCTAATGGAGAAGCGTTTGTCTGAATACATCTCTGCCGGGCTGAGAGACTTCAAAACCACAAG GAGGTTTTATGAGGATGGAGCGATCATGTTGGGGGAGGAGGCAGGGCTGCTGGCTGACACCCTCATCGGACTCAATGCCATCGACTTCAG TTTCTGTCTGAAAGGCGAGGGGCTGGATGGAAGCTGCCCTGCAGTCATTGACTACACACCATACCTCAAGTTCATCCAGAC GTCGGACAGCATCAGCAGCGATGAGGAGGAGATGCGGACGCTAGGCAGTAGTGGCAGCGAGGCCAGCACCCCAGAGTCCAACATGGCTGCTGCACTCCTCAGCCAGCAGAGTAGCTGGTTCAGCAAGTGCAAGCGCGTGGAACAGAAGTACAGAGTGGCCCTGGAACAGAAG ggCTACCTGGAGGAGTTGGTGCGTGCGCGGGAGGCCCAgctggctgagtgtgtgtctcagaaTAAAGTCCTGATGCAGCGCCTGTCAGACTCAGAGCTCGGCCACAAGCTGGAGAAAGAGCAACTGGAATTCATCATTCTGGAGCTGCAGGACCAGCT GACGGTGCTGAAGAACCATGACATGCGCTCCAGGCAAGAGTTGACCGCACACCTGACCAATCAGTGGCCTTCACCTGGAACCGTGGATACTAACGCCGTTGCCCTGGATACACTCTTGTACAGAAAACACACAGGACAGTGGGAAGA GAAAAGCTTTCAGAGTCTGGAGCAGCTTTCAACAGACATGAGCCTCTCTCAGACATCTCTTGATcccgcacaaacacactcgcacacacacacagcctcgaGGGCAAGGCTGGTCTCACACACTGGCACAGAGAAG GTAAAGAGGACACTCCATCATTGCGTGGGCTTTGTGGCTCTCTGA